The following are encoded in a window of Castanea sativa cultivar Marrone di Chiusa Pesio chromosome 5, ASM4071231v1 genomic DNA:
- the LOC142636431 gene encoding putative 3-hydroxyisobutyrate dehydrogenase, mitochondrial — protein sequence MKKFSDMGVSTKETPFEVAEACDVVITMLPSSSHVFDIFTGPKGLLQGGNLLRPWLLIDSSTIDPQTSRKLSVTVSKCNLKGKKDNLVIPLMLDAPVSGGVLAAEAGTLTFMVGGSEEAFLAAKPLFLLMGKNTIYCGKAGNGSVSSHTFLKFNFLMLFFLLISIWSI from the exons ATGAAGAAGTTCTCTGACATGGGAGTTTCAACGAAAGAAACACCTTTTGAAGTTGCAGAAGCATGTGATGTTGTAATAACAATGTTGCCTTCTTCATCTCAT GTATTTGATATTTTCACTGGGCCAAAAGGTTTGCTTCAAGGTGGCAATCTCCTAAGACCATGGTTATTAATAGATTCATCTACTATTGATCCACAAACATCGAGAAAGCTTTCTGTGACTGTATCTAAATGTAATTTAAAGGGAAAGAAAG ACAATTTGGTAATTCCTCTCATGTTGGATGCTCCAGTATCTGGGGGTGTTCTTGCTGCAGAAGCTGGCACACTTACTTTCATG GTTGGTGGATCCGAGGAAGCTTTTCTGGCTGCAAAACCCTTATTCCTTTTAATGGGCAAAAACACAATATATTGTGGGAAAGCAGGAAATGGTTCAGTAAGTTCTCATACATTCTTGAAGTTTAACTTTctgatgttattttttttacttatttccATATGGAGTATTTGA